Genomic segment of Panicum virgatum strain AP13 chromosome 9N, P.virgatum_v5, whole genome shotgun sequence:
CGGCGAAACCGGACTCAGAGaggggcggtggaggtggaaggCGAGGTTAAACGGCTTGGGGTGCGAGCAATCGAAGCGGAGCGGCGAGTTTGGCCGGCACGAACGCCGGCGACGGCCTGCTCGGGCTCGGCTCGACCCGTGCGCGATGAAGGAGAAAGGGATGAGGACGAGAAGCCTCCAGCGCTCGCGAACGGATAAGGCACGCGCGGAGGGCGAGGTTCGCCGGCGATCGCGACGCGTggaggtcgccggcgctgtGACGGTCGCGGCAAGCACAGTGACGAACCGTGTAGCACAGTGATCGTTTTGACTGATTTTGACCGGACTTTGACCAATTGAAACTCAAAAAtccatataggaacttgaaatttggccaaaataaaagttgtagaggaataaaagatctacaactttgcttttgggcgaaagttgattcgaAGCATGGATCATGGAGAAAAACGCGCTCGAACTCGACTGAAAGTAACTACATTGTGCAACTTGATTTGCGCTAATAACCTTGATTATCCCTAATTAGCAACTAAACACTTGATTAGCgtcaaaattaacaccggggtgttacactgGCCGGCCCATTCACACTCCTCCCTTGCGGCTAGGTCAGACACCACCACGGACGCTCGCTTGACCAACCGCCAGAGCAAaacccccgccccgccgcccgacGACACCCACCGGCCATcgacgcgcgccgccacccccttgccggcctccgcccgccggTACAGACCGCCGCGCGCCGCAACCCCTGCTGGCCTCCGCCCACCCACCGGCACAGACTGCCACACCCTGCCGGCCCCCGCCGGCCAGCACCCCGcacccgccggccgcgccccgccgacGGCAGCCCCCTGCCGGCCTGCCACACCTAAAATTTTttgctagctccgccactgttcCCGAACACGTGGCCCGCGCCCGTGGCAGGAGTGATCCATCGGATCCCGTGGCGTGGCAGCGTGGGTTCGTTGTTCAGGAAGATCGGTGCAGTGGCTCTGACCGTGGCGTGGCTGAGCGAGCCGGCTCCTCTGTTCTTGGTGCGCCTTTGCTTCAGCTTCTCCTACTAACCCTTTGATGATCGTGCTGTTTATGACTCGACTCCTTTATCACTTTCAGATCATGTACTGGGGGATCCAAGTACAAGGCTGTACAAAATGGAACAGGTATGTATGACGACTCCGAGTGACGACTTAGTCGGAGAGTAGGATGTTCACGGTGTACACTGCACGGATCACGAATCACGTGTCAACTGAGCAGCCAGGCAGCACACACACGATGACATACAAGTAGTGTGCTCTTTTCACCTCAAGACTTATTACACGCTTGCTACTGACATCGTGAATGTACATCGCCTGATTCACTGTCTCCAACGCTAGGATATCAACAGGGCACGTACGGGCCCCTTATTAACCACTTCACACGACACGAACTGTAATGTAAACACATACGGAGTGCTGTTCAGACAAACAACATTGAGACCCGATCGGACCCGAGGagacgccgccgcacgccgtcaCCGTGCGCCACCGCGCGCCGGCGCGGCTTAGTAGTCCTCCGGCGCGAGCGGCTGGTGGCCGTGCgcgtgcggcgcggcgtcggcggacgGGATGACGAGGTACTCGTACACGAGCCCGGCGACCCCGGCGCCGAGGAAGGGGCCCAGCCAGTACACCCAGTGGTGCCTCCACCGCCACCCGACGAGCGCCGGCCCGAACACCCGCGCCGGGTTCATCCCGGCGCCGTCGAACGGCCCGCCGGCCAGCACGTTGGCGCCGAGCAGGAACCCTACGGCCAGCGGCGCGATGGTGCCCACGGGGCCGCGCTTCGGGTCGATCACCGTGGCGTAGTAGGCGTACATGAGCCCGAACGTCATGGCGGCCTCCAGGAGCACGGCGTGCCACTCGCCCACGCCGGACGCCAGCGCGAACCCCGGcgggcgcgcgccgcccgtgGCCAGCCGCAGGAGCAGCGTCGCGGCGACGGCGCCCAGAAGCTGCGCCACCCAGTAGAAGACGGCGCGGATGAGGGAGACGCGGCCGCCGATGAGCGCGCCGAAGGTGACGGCCGGGTTCACGTGCCCGCCGGAGATGTTgacggccaccgccaccgccaccgccagggCCAGCGCGTGCGCCAGCGCCACGGCCACCAGCCCGCTCGCCGTGCTCATGTCGTGGTACATCTTCCCTGCATGCATCGCAACCGTACCGTCACTCCCGGCTTCCCAAGAGGCCATGGACCATGGTTG
This window contains:
- the LOC120687825 gene encoding aquaporin TIP3-1-like — encoded protein: MSTGARPGRQFTVGRSEDATHPDTIRAAISEFIATAIFVFAAEGSVLSLGKMYHDMSTASGLVAVALAHALALAVAVAVAVNISGGHVNPAVTFGALIGGRVSLIRAVFYWVAQLLGAVAATLLLRLATGGARPPGFALASGVGEWHAVLLEAAMTFGLMYAYYATVIDPKRGPVGTIAPLAVGFLLGANVLAGGPFDGAGMNPARVFGPALVGWRWRHHWVYWLGPFLGAGVAGLVYEYLVIPSADAAPHAHGHQPLAPEDY